TATTTGCCATATATCATGACGTCTGATAGGTACGTACAGCTATGAATGATACAAAGCGGAATGTGTATGGACTCTGTCCCATAGACAAAAGATACGATGTTTATATATTCTCTAAATGCTCCATATTTCAGTTGCTAgatattttaaaattgtacATGAAGTGGCAGAGTCATTCGCCTATGTGTTATTCGACATTACTTCTTTTAAATTCAAAGGGAAATCTTCATGTCAGTGGCATAATGTATTGTAGTGTTGTTGTGGTGTGTATGGAGTAGGGTTAGGAGTTTCAAcatcaaagaaaacaaacaccTGTTTTGGAACGTATGAGTAATGcataaatattcaatatattattattggGTTACAAACATTTGTCATTGGTTTGTTGCAGTGTTGTATGCTGATTTGGAAACGTtcatacaaaaacaatacattttcaGTTTGAGAAATGAAATGGCGGCAGCTGTCATCGAACAATTGGACGATGAACTTTTGAACTGTTCTGTTTGTATGGGACGATTTACAGAACCTAAATTGCTGCCAAAATGTGGTCATATATTGTGCAAGCCATGTTTTGTTGGAATCATAGCTGCTGGAAGGGGTAGGTTGAATTGTCCGGTCTGTAGAACGGATAATACAGAGTGCCTCTCCAGGGGTGATCTAGACGGTCGTCAAGGCAGCCGCCAAATGAAGTTATCCATTAAGATTGCAGACGCTTCAAGGAATGAAGAATTGGTGAACAATCCAAGACAAACCCAGACTTATGAGACTGGAATTCCGTCGCTTGATCTTGTTCATTCTGGCCATCTTGATCACTTCAAGTGCCCAGTATGCCAAGAAGAATTCCCTGGTGAAGACTTATTGCATGCACATATGGTAGTTTGTCGGCAAGGGAAATATGACGGTGTGACTTTTCAAagtagagggcgctataataATCCAGAAAGGGGAGAGGACCGCCTTCCATATTTACAACAGCAAATCCCCGAGAACAATAATGAAGTTCAGAATAGGAAGTTCGCTAACACTCCAAATGAACCAGTACCTATATCAATATCATCTGATCGGTGTGCTACTACAAATCAGCAAAGTATGGTGAATACAATAGAAAACACTGTCCATTCAACTCCTGAACAACATACATGTCCAAAATGTGAGTTTAACTTCCAGAGTGCAGAATCTCTGCTCTCTCATATGGACATATGTACGCCTGACACGCCGATTACACCAGGGGGTGACGTGGTAAACGCTGTTGATCACGTCACGACAAGTGAACAACCTGGAGACTGTTTCCTGTGTCCAAATTGTGAGAGCATTTATGATGACATAAACAGCTTGCAAACGCATATGGCAAGTTGCATTGAAAATGAAACTGTTCCTCCATCCGGGTCAGTGGATTGCGCCCCGGGAATGGAAGACGTTGAGATAGAGGTGGAAACTGTTTCTGACGTCGAGACATCAGTTAGATCACAGTCagcaacaaaaaaaaatgatgacgtCAAGTTTAGCGGATGCTTTCCTTGTACGTTTCTATAATCTAATGTAaactatatttgcataaatatacaCAGGGCAGTGATGCTGGGTTAAAGCTTAGGGTGTCTTCAATAAATACACAACCGCAGGGACAGGGTAATGGGGTGTCACATTTTTTCAAATAAGTTCTCGGGTGATGGCCATATTTAAAATAGTAAATGGGGATGGGTAgcattttactttgactttaTTTGAAAGGCAATTGACGGAGGGTCACTTTTCTTATAAACTAGAATCAGGGAAAGATCATATTTTGTGCAAGATTTCCATATTGTAAACAGTGAAAgagttattttaattttcaaaaaggaaTTAATGCAGATGTACAACTGTACTTGAACATTTGTTAAAATAAGATTTTATATGACACTAAATTACATTTAGTCTTTCTTACTTCTCTGTACACGATAACGTTTGATTCAGAGTGGCTGGTGAGATAACATGCGTTCATCTTATATCGACAATCTACTTATTACAATTAAATGCCGCTGAAAAAGATACTCCCATAAGTTGATGGTTGTAAAGTAACACAGGGTGTATTAAATGCCAATATGAATACAATCCAAGTTACGAGGATGAGTTACAGGACTCCACACTAAGGTCAGTTAGCACTTTTACTGATGTACATTCAGTTCCTGACAACATTTCCCACCAAGTACTGTGACCTCAGATTAAGGCGTATATTTCATTGATCATTTGAAACATCACTCATCACAGACTGACGATAATCTTTTAACGATTTCAATGAACACTGCAGGCTATTAAACTCCAAATTGAGTTAACCATGGTCAGCTTAAAAAATTAAACACAAAAGCAACGATTCTTTTAACTCAAGAGGGTTTCCAGTTTGGGCCGTGTGATTCATGGTAGTCTTTTTATTCGCTTCTCTGGTTGTGTTTTTGTAAATGCACTAAAACGAAATTTATCTCTTTCATAAGGGACATGATATGAGATGGCAGAGAATTCTTATAGAGTACACAATAGTTTGTCTTACTATGATTAAACCTCTCAATTCTCACCCGTGATTTGGGGCTAACCGGATTGCCACATTAAATACATACCAATGTATTAAAACAAGTAATGAAGTAGTAacaatacattatttatttcCGTTTGAAAAATGTATAAAGTTATAATCAAATGTACAACATGgcaaatacataatatacactCTCACACGTACACCTATGGTTATTCTTGATAGAAATACACTAATTGTACAGTGTTTACCTTCAAACCGATTGGTAATCACAATATTGCCTGTAAATACACGAATTCCATGTATTTATTGGATGTTGTTTCTATTTTCACTTAAACcgtatatatattgttatctgttatataatgtatatatacttgGTATTTAAAATTtggctttatttatttattcatcttttATCCATTTTaatgattgattgcttgcttgcttgcttgcttgttggattgcttgattgattaattgattgattgattgattgattgatttgatcaATTTGTATTTCCCTATTGCCGAACCAAGTTAATGATGTACAACCTCAATTTCTCGTATCTTCTATAAATTTCTCAGAGGAATTCGTTTAGAATTTCACACATCATGTTGCGTGTAGGTAAAGTGGCGATGCAATGGTAAGTTAATAGACACCAGACACACGTCATCATTCTGAAAGTGGAAAGAAATTACAATTCTCCAAGTTCTAAAAGATCAACAAGGACTGCAATTTGTGATCCGATGGCAATTAATGTATAAAAACAACTACAAACTGTCGATTGggtttttattcaaatttatttcacacTATAAGAACTCGGGCCAAATAAGAATGCAGCATATAACCGTGTCAATGTTTCCCAATCTAGATGGATCAAACTAAACACATATCGCAATCTGGTCCTTACAGTCTCGTTCACAACTTCTAGATATCACCGACTTTTCAATCTTGTTCCTCTTCGGCATTCCCAGCCTCGCCTTCGACTTCACCTTCACCCTCACCCCCACCTTCACCTTCACCATCGACTTCATCGTACGCAACATGTTCATTTCCTATCGTCAATATTGTACCACCATTGTTCTGTTCTGATGGTTGATCCTCTTCTTCTTTCACCTCTGGTTCTTTCTCTTCGATTACCGTGGTTACAGGACTGCTGTCTTCATCAACATTATCTTGATCTGGTTCCGTCTGTTGTCCACCGTCTGAAAGAAAAATTGGTGGTGTCGTCGTAGTCACATCTGACTGAATACAACTTGGTAGTAACATGTCAAATTTAATGTTGAAAATTGAATATAGTTTATATTTACTAGGATAAAAACTTCtgttcaaaattacaaaaaacaatCAAGAAAAGACGTCTAATATTCTTTAATGTAAACTCCTATAGAATGACTTTTTATTGGTGGTCATTTTCAGTTAAAAACTTATCGCGTGTTGAACAAATTGTTGCTTTACACAAATATCATCAACAAAGTGGAATCATCATGTGAAAATATTTGGCACAGATTTAATTTATAAAGAAAttaagtaaaatataccatcttGTAATTTCCATTGATTCTATGGTTCTCAAATACACCTCTCCTTAattaattgataaataaataaataaattatatattataattaataaattaattatttaatcgattgataaataaataaatgaataaataaataaataaataaataaataaataaataattaattaattatttactttattgattaattaattaatataataattaataaataaattaatagattgattgattgataaataaatgaattaatattttttaattaaaattttaattaatcaatcaatcaatcaatcaatcaatcaatcaatcaatcaatcaatcaatcaatcaatcaatcaatcaatcaatcaatcaatcaatcaatcaatcaatcaatcaatcaattgattaaACTTTTTGTCTACTTCTATAGAAAGTTCATCATACTGACCTATTTTCGAGTTCGCCTCATCTTCATCTTTACCTTCCTCTTCCTGTAAGTCTTCGTCCTCATGGATGAAATTTTCAGTTGTTACTTCTGTTGGTTTATTGGATGTTGACCAAACTGGAACCGTTATTGTCACAGGCTCTTCTTCTTCAGTTTCCCCACCTTGTTGCTATAGAAACACAATATGTATGATCAATAACGTGGTATGCATTATAATAGATAAATATTACATATCTGCATTTCGAATTGATATTTACTTCCTTTACAGGTTGTATTTGAATgaaccatatatttttttttatttttttgtttaatacaaAGTATATAGTTTGTTTGAGTCAATTTGGTCTCCAGAAAATAATGAAGGCGTTTTCATCCACCTATGGATTAGTAGAGGGGTCAAGTAATCTCTGAATTATAATCCCCTATTTCAAGTCAATTATGGTCGTAGTTTATCAACTTGGTGTTTCTGGATGAagtgaacacatacatgtattattacattACTTGTGTATTGCATATTGAACATCTAtgtaaataatatgcaaatgagcgcgTGTCCATTCCCTGTACATGACATGGCGTGATTGCGCAGTATGATTTTGACGGAATTGCTGTTTTAGATGAACATTTGTTGTGATAACAGAACCCACAGCTGCGTGGTTGCTAGTGTGTGTACTTGGAGATATTTGCATCCATACTTGCTGTGTTTTCTGCAACACTTTCAATCACTGCACGCGCGCTGTGAAAATACTGGTACTGTCGTAGAGAATGCCACAATCACTCGTTACCCGAGTACGCTACACTGTCTTGTTCAGTCATAGTATCAGTTCCTTGTCAAATCTGTAATAGTTGTAACTCCACAGCATGAGAAGTTACGTACGCTGCAGGATTGATATATGAGTGTATAGAGTCAAAGACGTATGGATGTAATTATAGTAATCGACTATATGGAGTGGagtactttgtacaggacttgTACAAGACAATATTTACCTTTTCAACGAGATTGTATTTCCCGTGCTGTTGACAACCAACTTCAAACATATACTTCCCATGACCCTCCGGctaaaaacaatatatatacacgaggtaattataattatacacGATGGCACATATACAAAGTATGATCTTCCCCTCATCTCGAAATATTACCACAAAAGACCATCAAAAGATTCAATTACCTCAGTTTTTACATATGGCAGACAATTATTGCAATTCTGACAACATTTATGCTGGTTTTATAACATAGATAAAAGTTCAAATACTTACATTATCTGTTTAGAAATTGCAGTGATAAACTTTAACCATAGTTAGATATTAATCCCACTTATCTCTTGAGGTCATTTGTTAGTACACAACAAATTAAGTTGATTGAATAAAACAAGATTAAAACACTTACATTATCTGCTCTgaaattgccatggtatttatggTTAAGATGAATTATATCTCCAGCACCTTCTCTTTTATCGTTGGTATATGTGCCGACATATTTTGTACCAGTTAGTTTGTAAGTGTAGACGCCCTGTCCGTGTTTTTTATGGTCTAACCATTCTCCCTCGTATGTGTCtccattaatatatgtatatacaccaTAACCATGCCGTAGGTTTTCTACCCAGCTACCTGATTATACAGAggaaatataatataacatatacTTGTTATTTCTTACCAAATTCCATCAAATGCACAATATATAGGTACTAGTAGGAGCATAAACGAATGCAGGTCTTTTAAGTTTCCGTCATTGGCGTATTCCGAACTCTAATGTAAATTGTGGCTGGCGATCAGTACATGGGAGGTCGTCGTAGATTGTGTGATTGTTACACTATTGAATGCTATGAAGGAAAATGGAGaatgatgaaaattaattttcGTGGTTGAACGAAATGAGGAGGTGGGTCGAATATGGTGTGACTCCTTTGATTTCAAACTGCAACACcgtaaatatgtacatgttgttcCCCTAAGAATCATGGAAAGGTTGCCCATTGTTATGGAGTATGCTAGTCGACTAGTTGATTCTAAATATCGATGTATCAAATTGCCACGTCTTACCTTCATACACAGATCCATCCGGATAAATAAATTTCCCGTGTCCGTCTTTCTTGCCGTTTTTATATTCACCTTCGTACCTGGCAGCATTTCGAAATCTATACATACCCTttgcaaaaatacaaaacaatctCAATATGAGAAAAGTGTCTCCTGTCTTCCTCCTTGACCTTGTACACTTCTACATCTATCTCGAGATCTTTATGCAGTTTTTAAACCCCAAATCCCTTATTTGTACGCTTCCTCGCTTcatgttctgtctgtctgtctgtctgtctgtctgtctgtctgtctgtctgtctgcccgtcaGTCCATGTATGCCCGCCTGTCTGTCGCAGGCATGCTTATATATATGTCATCTCTGTGTGCTTTAATGCCTTACTTTGGCGTATGTTCATTTTAAGACGAATGTGAAACATGATTCATTAGTATAGTCGACGGAGGAATTTCCGTAGGTAAGAGGGATTAAACAGTCTCAGATACCGTCCATGTTGTATGTGAGTACTAAGTCAATGGTTAAGACATATTTCGTGTACTTACTTTTCCGTGTCTTTTTCCATGTTCATAAAAACCTTCATACAAATCTCCGTTCATAAACGTGGCTCTACCTTTCCCATGCCGTTCCTCTTTTGAATTCCTGTCTCCTTCATATTCCTGCGATttgtattacaaatataaatattatgggTTACAAGGAAGatgaatgaatctttatttttacatacaaataACAACAGTAAATCACATGTCCAATTTACTCTGGACAAGTACATTTCACAAAGAAATAGTAGGTGAGAGAAGCTAGAAAATAGTCTAGAAAACCTGAGTcgagacaaacaaataaacaaacaaatagactgaaaaacacacacacaaacaaactaacaaacaaacaaacacacacatacataatacatacatacatacatacatacatacatgttacatacatacatacatacatacatacacacacacacacacacaaaaaaaaaaccccaaaaaaacaacaacaacacaacaacaactacaTTTAAGATTTAGTTTGATAGCGATTGTGAAGGGAATGCTAAACAGGAAATTGCATACATGATATTACAGCAATACATATCTTGTCATGTTTGAAAGTCGTTGACAAACATAATATCACCAAGCTCTGGCCTGCCTACAGCGATAAGACGATTTGCCTCTTTAGTTTTTCTGTAACCCATTGAAAATAATCCTTTTTGAGTTAATCTACTTCACGGTGTCAAGGACAACCATAAACATTGATAGACATGCTTTGCCAGACCAACCTATTGCTCATACGTTCCAAaggtttatttttttacattgtcatataatcatataaatatgtaatttgatttgatttaataaaaataaagaattggACAAATTAATACTTTAATTTTTCCATTTTCTGTTTGCAGGTTTTATTTGTTGATGTCACTTTGTTTGATTTATAGACTGTCAGTTGTTATAAAAATTGTGTTATTAATACATTTCGTCCAAAGTTTAATTGCTTTATCTATCTTAGTATATAGAATATTAATTGTATTGTTTTGATCTCAACGGTAGCAGTACATAATAGTTATTATTTTGCCAGAAACAAAGGCGTATGCAGGCAATCAATATATAGTTACCATAGTGACGAGCATGTTATTGTACAAACATTGCCATATTGTGTGTTCATAGCCAAGGTTATTTGATAGCCATAGCTATGTCATAATTCTGGGTTAGATAAAAAGTCAACAAGTTTTTAATTTGTCACCCTAAGAGGTTCTTAACCCAGATTTACAATGCGAAATTGTACTTGACCGTGCCTAGCATGTTTGCGTTGTATGGGACCGCTATGGTCGTAGTTTGTTATCTACTTCGTCACGTGAATGCCATAGACAACGAAATGGCGCCTTCAGTAAAAGTGATGTTGTGACGTCATCAGATGAAAAATgaatatcattatcacattttatCACAAGTCGATTTTGTATCACATCCTCCTGCAGTTATCTAAAGGTCTATTCCCTTCGCCACGCATTGTCATTCGTAAAAAAAAGTCTTTCTCGGGCTTCTAAATTGATTCACATCATAATCAAGTCATTAAAATATATCGAGTTATAATAAGACTCATTAGGGCGTTCATTGGGCAATATTTCACACATTCAAAACTTCTCTTCTAGTGTGGTACATTCGGTATCAGTGGAGGCGGGTCAAGGTACTTGACTGGAGTCTGTTTAGCCTGTCACCAAAGTCGTTCATCACAGTAAAATGTACTACCTGGCACACAACACAAACAGGGAGGTGTTACATTGCAATTATGAACCCATTCACGCCATTGTGTCATTGGTTAATGATTAGTAATAACGATCCTGCCGTCTTGTAATGTCACAATGAAGTGATTTTAACGATATTACATTTCTTATCAAGTCGATGTGATTTTGCAGACTGGGCTAAATGTTCACTTGTCGCAAAAACAACCCTGTGTAGAAACCTGTTCTGACAAGTTAATCTAACTGCACATAGCTGTCACCTCTGAATAATATCGAATAAACTATAAtaatttggataaaaaaaatcaaaaagatGTTAGTGAAAATACAACTACTGATATGTTAGTGTAATTGGTTGTTGAAAATGGTGTTTCTAATCTCTTTgttcatatatatgtactgaCTATAGATTCCTACGTTACACACAGGTATATAAACTTAATGAACtgcatttgtttacaaatgtttggGTCACCAGGTAACACCGATGGCAACGAACGACATACAACACGCTGATTCTTTGTGTAATGCCAACAAgtacaaaacatgaaattgtTCTAAACTGGTAACATATACAGGCATGTAAGATTGTGACTCAAATAATGTGGAAGAGCAAACTTTATATCGAAATGATGCTGTGGGATGAGTGGAGACAATATAGAATTGATGAGATTTTGACAAATAGAGCGACTGATTAGACATTCTGAAAACAACTCACCCCTAAGTTGTTGATACTCCCCTCCTCTTCACCGAGATCAGAATTAAAATCAGAAAGTCTATCCATGCTGAAACTGTTATTTGATGACAATTTGCCCAAATAAGGAAGTTAACAGGTAAAGTTAACGTCGACACCAACAAATAAAACACGGTTGTTACGGACGCCAAATGCTGATGGCCTGTGCTAAGCATAAACCACGTACTGGAATCCGGACTTTACACCAACTGTTGAAACTTATCGATATGCAAATGTTTTGATTCGTCGATAGTGAATTATGGCGAATAAAAGCGGCTCTAATCGAGTAGCTGTGAGCTGATATAAAGTTTGCGCTCACATACCTACCTGTATACATACTTACTtagctacatacatacctacctacccacatacatacatacatacatacatacatacatacatacatacatacacacacacacacacacatacatacatacatacatacatacatacatgcacacacacatatatacatacatacatacatacgcacgcgcgcacacacacacacacatacacacatacatacatacatacatacatacatacatacatacatacatacatacatacatacatacataagaaaatttgttatttagaaatgttcgggttttgacCTTGCATTTCTGTGTCTCGCCAATTTGTCCTTTggaaaagaatatttattcgaaacgtcggatttaacagctatatatacggactggtttattagttccttatgcatttctttgtaCTACAGTCCTAGCagcattatatattttttacatacatacatacatacatacatacatacatacatacatacatacatacatacatacatacatacatataccgtACATAAGACAATAATAATGACATTCaataataagttttatttcaacattccGTAGGTTACAATTAGCTGCAACCTTATATACACATATCACTTCAAACTAAGCCGTCTCTGTACATTAAATAATATTCACAATATACATAAAACATCGGCATGCCAAAAGTGTTGACTAGCTAGTCATACTAAAGAGATTTTGATAAAAGCTAAGTGTAGGAATTTTTCgagttgctacatgtattggTATGTAGTATTGGTGATTCAACATCTACTCAAGTCATTGCTATGCAGACAATATTGACTACCAAATGCAATGTATAGATTACATAAGCTCATTTTGATATTCATTATTCGCacatataatttattcaaaaaatggAGAAACGTAAGGCGTTTCCCCTAACGTCGCTACTAGGCGACAATCACTTCCACTTTACATTTTTCTTGAATGTACGTGTTCAATACCATACTTGACAACAATATTAATATCTCATCTCAATTCTTAATAATATGTAGGCCATGACACAGGAAGAAAAACTAAATTACTTTTTCTCAGGACCAGTAACACCACTCGCAAAATTCATAGGAAAGGCATTGTGTAAACGAAAAGAGCTATTGTATGTTTAAATTGATTGTTTTGCCAGTTTATATctgtagttttttatttttttgtgctCTCAACCTACTGTAACTATAATGTGTATTTGTTGGTGACTTATAAGTTCATTGGGCTGGGTAGCTCCTTGAGTTGCAATccacaataataaataaataaataaactactactactactactaccaccaccaccaccactactactactactactactactactactactactactactactactactactactactactacatcatttattttgcaacaaattggatttgtgtcttataagcccaaggggctggatgtggcaagttttaataacaattgtatcagatcatataaacaaatgtatactttaagtccacataggacacgttaataaataaaatacaacaacaacaacaactactactacttttactactactattactactactactactactactattactactactaccaccactactaccacaaCATAAACGATCCACCAACAGTAGcgaatttcacaaaaaatacgGGTTGGGTATGATACAACGAAAATCAGAAACCCTGAAACAAACCGCCGCCTGGCTTGACAAAAacctcactaacattgctacattttatcgtctggctagacaaaacaATTACCAACAGAGGTTCGTCAATCGTCTGGCCTaacaaacatctttaccaatattgttacactttctttacCATTATCTCAAGAGATCATCGCCAAATGTAAACACCTGTGGTAAACCTAAGGTTGGCTTGTTCCTTGATATGTTTGaaacagtcaattgactaaaatgtaacaattgtaattcagttcttgtcgtgtcagacgataacatgtggaaatattaattagcTTTTTGTCAAGTCAGACGAGAAGATTTACATCAAAGACATATTTGCCTAGCCAGACAAGAAACTGTAGggatgttagtgagatttttgtcgagccaggcgacgttttgtttcaggctTTATGATTTTcgtagtaaataaataaataaataaatgaaaaatttcaaaatatatgtaccTTACTAAAAGTAACAGGTATGACATATAAAAGTCTTTGGCAAGATCaataatatatttgcataattgacaGATATGCATATTAATTCATGGACGGATCGTCAATTAATCAACAAATCAATACATGGCTTGTCTATATTACTTTCAGCATATCGTCCGCACAAAAGTTTGCGACCGAGTCCCGACATGACAAAACGTGCTCATTAAGTCTGGAAACGTCGTTAAATGCACGCTCACATTTTGGGCACGTGTATTCCATTTCTGTAGAGCCAACGTGGCCACGATTTTGTCTTCGTGATGTCGATGTGTAAATTACGTTGTCGTTCACATCATGTGCCAATGTGATTGCGCCCTCTTGAGTCAGATTGTTGgaatctgtatctgtatcttgAGCTGTCTCCTGACGTTCATAGTCATCCATGAAGGTTTGGTAAGGTAACACATCATGTGAATTGGTTTGTCGAGAATAGTCAATGTCGCTAGAGCCTGGAAGATTGTCTAAACATGTAGGATCACTTGACCAGCTACTGCGATTGGGTAGTCCATCAATGCCTCGGTCGCCGATACACGACGTGTTGTCCGTTCTGCACAGTGGACATTTTAACTGA
This is a stretch of genomic DNA from Glandiceps talaboti chromosome 9, keGlaTala1.1, whole genome shotgun sequence. It encodes these proteins:
- the LOC144439951 gene encoding radial spoke head 1 homolog, with product MDRLSDFNSDLGEEEGSINNLGEYEGDRNSKEERHGKGRATFMNGDLYEGFYEHGKRHGKGMYRFRNAARYEGEYKNGKKDGHGKFIYPDGSVYEGSWVENLRHGYGVYTYINGDTYEGEWLDHKKHGQGVYTYKLTGTKYVGTYTNDKREGAGDIIHLNHKYHGNFRADNPEGHGKYMFEVGCQQHGKYNLVEKQQGGETEEEEPVTITVPVWSTSNKPTEVTTENFIHEDEDLQEEEGKDEDEANSKIDGGQQTEPDQDNVDEDSSPVTTVIEEKEPEVKEEEDQPSEQNNGGTILTIGNEHVAYDEVDGEGEGGGEGEGEVEGEAGNAEEEQD
- the LOC144439952 gene encoding uncharacterized protein LOC144439952; amino-acid sequence: MNDFEELHPFEDFKCSICLDELRQPKTLPKCLHEFCRECLSQVILSNRGQLKCPLCRTDNTSCIGDRGIDGLPNRSSWSSDPTCLDNLPGSSDIDYSRQTNSHDVLPYQTFMDDYERQETAQDTDTDSNNLTQEGAITLAHDVNDNVIYTSTSRRQNRGHVGSTEMEYTCPKCERAFNDVSRLNEHVLSCRDSVANFCADDMLKVI